From the Oxalobacter vibrioformis genome, the window ACTATCGGGGCATCGCACTGGCGGCGCATATTTTCGCATATTTTCCCGAATGTCAGTCATATTCCGCTGGTCCAGATGTCGATACTGGTGGTGGGTTTTATCAAATCGGAAGTGATCCTGAGCTTTCTGGGATTTGGGGTGCCGGTTGGTGTGGTTTCCTGGGGAAGCATGTTAAATGAGGCGCAAAATGAACTGATTTTAGGAAAATGGTGGCAACTGACGGCCGCCACGGTGGCGATGGCGCTTCTGGTCACGGCATTTTCACTCTTTACCGACGGGTTGCGTGATGCGCTGGACCCCCGTCTCAAGGAGGGCTGATGGAGGCAGACATGACACCGCTTCTTCAGGTCAGAAATCTCCAGGTCCGTTTCAGGGTCGACCGGCAGACAACGTTTGAGGCGGTAAAGCATATTTCATTTGATATCCCGCGCAACCAGACTGTTGCGCTCGTCGGGGAATCCGGCAGCGGCAAGTCGGTCAGCAGCCTGGCCATCATGGGGCTGTTGCCGCCGGAAATCACATTGATTAATGCGGATGCGGACATCATTTTTGATGACAGGGAACTGCAGAAGCTATCGATAAATGAACGCCGCAGGTTGTGCGGCAGTGATATTTCGATGATTTTCCAGGAACCCATGTCGTCACTGAATCCGGTTTTCACTGTCGGATTCCAGATTGCCGAGGTGCTTCGCATTCACAGGGGGATGGATGCAAAGGCTGCCAGGAAAAGAGCCATTGAACTGCTCGAGGAAGTCGGCATTCCCGATCCGGCCACGCGAGTGGATTCATATCCCCACCAGATGTCCGGCGGTCAGCAGCAGCGGGTGATGATCGCCATGGCGATTGCCTGTGAGCCGAAACTGCTCATTGCCGATGAGCCGACAACGGCACTGGATATGACCATCCAGAAACAGATCATTGACCTGATCCAGACCTTGCAGAAAACCCACCAGATGTCCGTGCTCTTTATTACGCATGACCTGCAACTGGTGTCGGAAATTGCCGACCAGGTGATTGTGATGCGGGATGGCGAGATTCAGGAGGCGGGGAGTGCCGAACAGGTTTTCCTGCATCCTGCCAATCCGTATACCATGGCGCTGCTGGAATGCCGTCCGCCGCTGGATTCCCGACCCTGGCGTTTGCCGGTGATTGAGGATATCCTGCATCCGGAAAGGGTTAGCGACGAGATGGCCCGGCAGCGTGTGCGGGGGTATGCGGAAAATGAGCCCGCGCTTTTGGAGGTCAGGCATCTGAAAAAGAGCTTTTTCAGCCGGGAGGGGCTTTTTGGCAAAAGGGAGTTCCAGGCGGTAAAAGATGTCTCTTTTTCCCTGCCCAAAGGGAAAACGCTGGGTGTGGTTGGCGAGTCCGGATCGGGAAAAACAACGGTGGGCCTGACGCTTTTGCGTCTGCACGAGCCGACAGGCGGACAGGCGTTTTTTGACGGCAAGGAGTTGTTTGCCATGTCCGAAAAGGAATTTCTTGCCTATAAAAGGCGTATCCAGATCGTGTTCCAGAATCCGTTTGCCTCCTTAAATCCGCGTTTCACGGTCGGGCAGATCCTGATGGAACCCATGCAGATTCATGGCGTTGGATCGGATGACAGGGAAAGAATGGCGCTGGCATTTCAATGGCTTGACCGGGTCGGTTTGCCGGAGTCCGCGTTTTACCGGTATCCGCATGAATTTTCGGGCGGGCAGCGCCAGCGCATTGCGATTGCACGCTGCCTGACACTGCAGCCGGAGGTGCTGGTGTGCGATGAATCGGTTTCCGCGCTGGATGTTTCGGTTCAGGCGCAGGTATTGAATCTGCTCCAGGGGCTGCAGGATGAGTTTGGCATCAGCTATCTTTTTATTTCACACGATCTTTCGGTCGTGAAATACATGGCGGACCAGGTCATGGTCATGCAGCATGGGGAAGTCGTGGAAATGGCGGATTCAGATGAAATATACCGGCATCCGAAGCATCCTTATACCCGGACACTGCTGGAGGCGATCCCCCGCGGGCTTCATTTTTCCCATGACGGGTGAGATTAATTCAGGAAACGGTAAAACATGGCACTGGCAGCAACCATTTTCAAGGCGGATGTCGATCTTTCCGATATTGACCGTCATTATTACCAGCATCACACGCTGACCCTGGCGCGTCATCCTTCCGAAACTTCCGAACGGATGATGGTGCGGTTGCTGGCTTTTTTGCAGCATGCCGATGAACAGCTGAAATTCACCAAAGGTCTTTCTGAAACAAGTGAACCGGATTTATGGCTGAAAGACCTGACAGGGCGCACCAGGGTCTGGATAGAGGTTGGCATGCCGGATGCGCGCCGCCTCACCCAGGCATCAGGACGGGCTGACCAGGTGGTTGTCTATGCTTATGGCCGCCAGGCACAGCTATGGTGGAAACAGACAGAAAAGGCGGTGGCAAGGCTGGCTAATCTGTCGGTTTATCTGTTGCCGACAGGATTTACTCAGGTGTTGGCGGAAATGGTTGAGCGCTCCATGCGGGTGGTCTGCTCTATCCAGGACGGTCAACTGTACCTGGCCAGTGGTGAGAAGACGGTTGATGTGGATATCCTGTCCTGTCGGGTCCGGCAGACGGCATCATGAAAAGCAAAGCCGCTGCCTCCGAAGATGGCAGCGGCTTTTTTTCTTTGAAAAGGTTCGTCAGGCCAGCAGGCGGCGCAGCCAGGCGCTGATGTCATTGAGTTCTTCCATCGATAGGGTATGCGTGATCGAGTACTCGTGCCACTCGACGTTGTAGTTGAGTTTCTGGAGCAGATCACGCGCGCTTTCAGCACGGCTGAAAGGAACGACTTCGTCGTGTGTTCCATGTCCCAGGAAGATCGGGGTGTCCTGGTTGGCAGGATTACGAGCCTCCGGGAATTGTTTGATTAACGGGATATAGCCGGACAGGCCGATGACTCCGCCCATTTTTTCCGGGCTGCACAAGGCGGTATGCAGCGCCATGGCACATCCCTGGGAAAACCCGGCCAGGATGATTTTCTCGGAAGGAACGCCACGTTCTTTTTCCTGGTTGATGAGTTGCGTGATCAGGCGCTGTGCTTCTTCAACGCCTTCGGCATCTTCCTTGTCAGAAGCGTCAAATCCGCCATAGATATCAAACCATGCACGCATTTCAAATCCCATGTTGACAGAAACCGCCCGTTCAGGGGCATGCGGGAAAATGAAACGGATGGGGGGACAGCCTGCAAGGTCAAAGTACTGGACCAGCGGGACAAAGCTGGAGCCATGGTCGCCCAGACCATGCATCCAGATAATGGAAATTTTGGGATCGCTGCCAGTATCAACCTCGTTGTAATCTAGTTTCAGTCTACTCATCGTTTTTCTCTTCGGTTATCGGTTTTTCAAATCCTTTTCACGGGAAAAGGGGAGTGTCGGCTCAGGTATTTTTTTGCCCGCCCGCATCAGGCCGCCAGGTTTTTGATACCGCCTCATGGGTTTCCATACGGGGTCCTCCAATAAGGTCAATGCAATAGGGTATGGCGGTAAAGATGCCCGGGGCGCGCAGTGTGCCATCCGGATCCCTTACCCCTTCCAGCGTTTGCCGTATGGCTTCAGGCCTGCCCGGCAGATTCAGGATCAGCGCGGCATGATCCGGATCTTCGCGAATGACTGCCACCTGCCTTGATAATACCGCAGT encodes:
- a CDS encoding ABC transporter ATP-binding protein, giving the protein MEADMTPLLQVRNLQVRFRVDRQTTFEAVKHISFDIPRNQTVALVGESGSGKSVSSLAIMGLLPPEITLINADADIIFDDRELQKLSINERRRLCGSDISMIFQEPMSSLNPVFTVGFQIAEVLRIHRGMDAKAARKRAIELLEEVGIPDPATRVDSYPHQMSGGQQQRVMIAMAIACEPKLLIADEPTTALDMTIQKQIIDLIQTLQKTHQMSVLFITHDLQLVSEIADQVIVMRDGEIQEAGSAEQVFLHPANPYTMALLECRPPLDSRPWRLPVIEDILHPERVSDEMARQRVRGYAENEPALLEVRHLKKSFFSREGLFGKREFQAVKDVSFSLPKGKTLGVVGESGSGKTTVGLTLLRLHEPTGGQAFFDGKELFAMSEKEFLAYKRRIQIVFQNPFASLNPRFTVGQILMEPMQIHGVGSDDRERMALAFQWLDRVGLPESAFYRYPHEFSGGQRQRIAIARCLTLQPEVLVCDESVSALDVSVQAQVLNLLQGLQDEFGISYLFISHDLSVVKYMADQVMVMQHGEVVEMADSDEIYRHPKHPYTRTLLEAIPRGLHFSHDG
- a CDS encoding alpha/beta hydrolase encodes the protein MSRLKLDYNEVDTGSDPKISIIWMHGLGDHGSSFVPLVQYFDLAGCPPIRFIFPHAPERAVSVNMGFEMRAWFDIYGGFDASDKEDAEGVEEAQRLITQLINQEKERGVPSEKIILAGFSQGCAMALHTALCSPEKMGGVIGLSGYIPLIKQFPEARNPANQDTPIFLGHGTHDEVVPFSRAESARDLLQKLNYNVEWHEYSITHTLSMEELNDISAWLRRLLA
- a CDS encoding YaeQ family protein, translated to MALAATIFKADVDLSDIDRHYYQHHTLTLARHPSETSERMMVRLLAFLQHADEQLKFTKGLSETSEPDLWLKDLTGRTRVWIEVGMPDARRLTQASGRADQVVVYAYGRQAQLWWKQTEKAVARLANLSVYLLPTGFTQVLAEMVERSMRVVCSIQDGQLYLASGEKTVDVDILSCRVRQTAS